A genomic segment from Gossypium hirsutum isolate 1008001.06 chromosome D04, Gossypium_hirsutum_v2.1, whole genome shotgun sequence encodes:
- the LOC107899209 gene encoding DEAD-box ATP-dependent RNA helicase 37 yields MRTSWADSVANSASEIAVSDNSYVPRPTRSTYVPPHLRNRQASDAPNLPGPATERAAFTGTAGVSLGSRWSSGLPKPEMGRPGPGYGYSGAVAGRGGSGGGWNNRSRGWDRREREVNPFDDDVDDKTDDAEQAFSEQENTGINFDAYEDIPVETSGENVPPPVNTFAEIDLGDLLNQNIRRCKYVKPTPIQRHAIPIALAGRDLMACAQTGSGKTAAFCFPIISGIMREQYVQRPRVARTVYPLALILSPTRELSCQIHDEAKKFSYQTGVKVVVAYGGAPINQQLRELERGVDILVATPGRLVDLLERARLSLQMIRHLALDEADRMLDMGFEPQIRKIVEQMDMPNRGVRQTMLFSATFPREIQRLASDFLSNYIFLAVGRVGSSTDLIVQRVEFVHESDKRSHLMDLLHAQRENGAHGKQALTLVFVETKKGADSLEHWLCINGFPATTIHGDRTQQERELALRSFKTGKTPILVATDVAARGLDIPHVAHVVNFDLPNDIDDYVHRIGRTGRAGKSGLATAFFNEGNLSLARPLAELMQEASQEVPAWLTRYASRAPYGGSKGRRSGGGRFGGRDFRRESSFGKNLDYYGGGGNSGSGYGVPSSNYGGGYAPGVTSAWD; encoded by the exons ATGAGAACTTCGTGGGCAGATTCTGTAGCAAACTCTGCATCTGAAATTGCAGTTTCAGACAATAGCTACGTACCTCGTCCAACTCGATCCACTTATGTCCCGCCCCACCTTCGTAACCGTCAAGCTTCGGACGCACCTAATCTGCCAGGTCCGGCTACTGAGAGGGCAGCTTTTACCGGAACCGCTGGTGTGTCCCTGGGCTCCCGATGGAGCAGCGGCCTGCCTAAGCCCGAAATGGGGCGGCCTGGTCCAGGTTATGGTTACTCTGGAGCTGTAGCTGGACGAGGTGGCAGCGGCGGTGGTTGGAATAATAGAAGTAGAGGTTGGGATAGGAGAGAAAGGGAAGTGAACCCatttgatgatgatgttgatgataagACTGATGATGCCGAACAAGCTTTTAGTGAGCAAGAGAATACGGGGATTAACTTTGATGCTTACGAGGATATTCCGGTGGAAACCAGTGGTGAAAATGTACCCCCTCCTGTAAATACATTTGCCGAAATAGATTTAGGGGACCTGTTGAATCAAAACATTAGAAGGTGCAAGTATGTGAAACCCACTCCCATTCAACGCCATGCTATCCCTATAGCATTAGCTGGAAGGGATCTAATGGCTTGTGCTCAAACCGGGTCAGGGAAGACAGCTGCTTTTTGCTTTCCAATTATTAGTGGCATTATGCGGGAGCAGTATGTTCAGAGACCGCGTGTAGCACGAACCGTTTACCCTCTTGCTCTCATTCTATCACCCACCCGGGAGCTTTCTTGTCAG ATACACGACGAGGCCAAAAAGTTCTCATACCAAACTGGTGTCAAAGTGGTGGTTGCCTATGGAGGAGCACCAATTAATCAACAG TTGCGAGAGTTGGAGAGAGGAGTTGATATTCTTGTGGCAACTCCAGGACGATTGGTTGATTTGCTAGAGAGGGCTAGATTGTCATTGCAGATGATTAGGCACTTGGCCCTTGATGAGGCAGATCGGATGCTTGATATGGGTTTTGAACCACAAATCAGAAAGATAGTGGAGCAAATGGACATGCCTAATCGGGGTGTGAGACAGACAATGCTGTTTAGTGCCACCTTTCCAAGAGAGATACAG AGACTTGCCtctgattttctttcaaattacaTATTCTTGGCCGTTGGGAGGGTTGGTTCAAGTACAGATTTGATTGTTCAAAGGGTTGAATTTGTTCATGAGTCTGATAAGAGGAGCCATCTCATGGATCTTCTGCATGCACAGAGGGAAAATGGAGCTCATGGCAAG CAAGCTTTGACATTAGTTTTTGTGGAGACCAAAAAGGGAGCTGACTCATTGGAACATTGGTTGTGCATTAATGGATTCCCAGCGACAACCATTCATGGTGATAGGACTCAGCAG GAAAGGGAACTGGCATTAAGATCTTTCAAGACTGGAAAGACCCCAATTTTGGTAGCAACTGATGTGGCTGCTCGTGGTCTTGATATACCCCATGTAGCTCATGTGGTCAACTTTGATCTTCCCAATGATATTGATGATTATGTCCATCGGATTGGAAGGACAGGGCGTGCTGGTAAATCGGGGTTGGCTACAGCTTTCTTTAATGAGGGCAATTTGTCCCTGGCTAGGCCTCTAGCTGAGCTGATGCAAGAAGCAAGTCAAGAGGTACCTGCTTGGCTCACTCGTTATGCATCCCGAGCTCCTTATGGAGGTAGCAAAGGTCGACGATCTGGGGGAGGGCGTTTCGGTGGGCGTGATTTCAGAAGGGAAAGTTCATTTGGTAAGAATCTGGATTACTACGGTGGAGGAGGGAATAGTGGTAGTGGATATGGAGTTCCTTCTAGCAATTATGGTGGAGGATATGCTCCCGGGGTGACAAGTGCTTGGGATTAG